From Prochlorococcus sp. MIT 1223, the proteins below share one genomic window:
- the psbP gene encoding photosystem II reaction center PsbP, producing MIQMLRSSARVLLSFVLIALIGACSANPSAGLEPFQSTDGRYGFLYPTGWTRVSVPNGPAVVFHDLINSDETLSLVISKINNDIDLENLGTPEEVGDRLIKQLISPDDQSRLIELIDSEERESSGHIFYDLEYKVTYPSSTRHELATVVIDRGTLYTFAAGTDEVRWPKVNSIFQRVVDSFTLLI from the coding sequence ATGATTCAAATGCTCCGTTCTTCAGCACGTGTGCTTTTGAGTTTTGTTCTTATTGCTTTGATTGGAGCATGTAGTGCTAATCCCTCTGCTGGTTTAGAACCTTTTCAAAGTACTGATGGCCGATATGGATTCTTGTATCCCACTGGCTGGACAAGAGTCTCTGTTCCTAATGGGCCAGCGGTCGTTTTTCATGACCTAATTAACAGTGACGAAACTCTTAGTCTCGTTATCTCTAAAATAAATAATGATATTGACCTTGAAAATCTTGGGACTCCTGAAGAGGTTGGGGATAGGTTAATTAAACAATTGATTTCTCCTGACGATCAGAGTCGTTTGATTGAGTTGATTGATTCAGAAGAAAGAGAGAGTTCTGGACACATTTTCTACGACTTGGAATATAAGGTAACTTATCCAAGCTCTACTAGACATGAGTTGGCTACTGTTGTTATTGATAGAGGGACTTTATATACGTTTGCGGCTGGAACTGATGAGGTTAGATGGCCTAAAGTTAATTCAATATTTCAAAGAGTAGTAGACTCATTTACTTTATTAATTTAA
- a CDS encoding DEAD/DEAH box helicase gives MSKSKEIEGSELSLESASKELPSSVENNDRAEKIPATPIDSTVKDDQTIEGQQINGFEGFGFNEKLITTLRNKGYNEPTPIQKAAFPELMLSRDLVGQAQTGTGKTAAFALPIIEKLEKPGGPPQVLVLTPTRELAIQVAESFRSYAIDQPGLKILAVYGGADFRGQINALKRGVAIVVGTPGRVMDHLRQGTINKSELKCLVLDEADEMLRMGFIDDVEWVLEQLPNERQMILFSATMPSEIRRISKQYLNDPAEITIKATKQKTSLIRQRHLIVQNSYKIDALKRVLEAISEEGVIIFTRTKAITLTVAEKLEASGHSVAILNGDVPQNQRERTIERLRKGTVDILVATDVAARGLDVDRIGLVINFDMPFDKEAYIHRIGRTGRAGRSGEAILFASPRERGFINNLERAVGQPIDKMEIPNNETINKNRINKLQKNLVKASETGRDHEKETVLLKELIDKIGKELKIDANEIALAAINLALGPSPLLSQEDESWIKQTDQRRYRNDRREERGGRRSRRTDFDQSSMDNNMERFRVEVGHRDRVKPGNLVGAIANETGLKGRMIGKIQIFETHSFIDLPKQMPSDIFNNLKRVKVMNRELQINRSA, from the coding sequence ATGTCAAAGTCAAAAGAAATAGAAGGATCTGAGCTCTCACTTGAATCAGCATCTAAAGAACTCCCCTCTTCTGTGGAAAATAATGATAGGGCTGAGAAAATCCCGGCCACACCAATAGATTCAACCGTAAAAGACGATCAGACTATTGAGGGGCAACAGATAAATGGTTTTGAAGGTTTTGGTTTTAACGAAAAATTAATAACAACACTCAGGAATAAAGGGTACAACGAACCTACTCCGATACAAAAAGCAGCCTTCCCAGAGCTAATGCTTAGTAGGGATCTAGTGGGCCAAGCTCAAACAGGAACGGGGAAAACAGCTGCATTTGCTTTACCAATAATTGAAAAGCTAGAAAAGCCAGGTGGTCCACCTCAAGTACTAGTCCTCACTCCAACACGTGAATTAGCTATTCAAGTTGCTGAATCATTTCGTTCATATGCTATTGACCAACCTGGATTAAAAATACTTGCTGTATATGGTGGAGCAGACTTCAGAGGGCAAATAAATGCTCTAAAAAGAGGAGTTGCCATTGTTGTTGGTACCCCTGGAAGAGTTATGGATCATCTAAGACAAGGAACAATCAATAAAAGTGAATTAAAGTGTCTAGTTCTAGATGAAGCGGATGAGATGTTAAGGATGGGTTTTATAGATGATGTCGAATGGGTTCTTGAGCAATTGCCGAACGAACGTCAAATGATTTTATTCTCGGCAACTATGCCTTCTGAAATCAGAAGAATCTCCAAACAATATCTCAATGATCCTGCAGAAATAACAATTAAAGCAACTAAACAGAAAACAAGTCTAATAAGGCAGAGGCATCTTATTGTACAAAATAGTTATAAGATTGATGCTCTTAAAAGGGTTCTTGAAGCAATTTCAGAAGAAGGTGTAATTATATTTACTCGAACAAAAGCAATAACACTTACGGTTGCCGAAAAGCTCGAAGCTTCTGGTCATAGTGTAGCAATATTAAATGGAGACGTTCCCCAGAACCAGAGAGAAAGGACAATTGAACGACTACGAAAGGGTACAGTAGATATACTCGTTGCCACCGATGTAGCCGCTCGTGGACTAGATGTCGATAGAATCGGATTGGTAATTAATTTTGATATGCCCTTCGACAAAGAAGCCTACATCCATAGGATAGGTCGTACTGGCAGAGCTGGAAGAAGTGGTGAAGCTATCCTTTTTGCGAGCCCTAGGGAGAGAGGTTTCATAAACAATCTAGAAAGAGCAGTAGGGCAACCGATAGACAAAATGGAAATACCTAATAATGAAACCATAAACAAAAATAGAATTAATAAATTACAAAAGAACCTTGTCAAAGCCTCTGAAACGGGAAGAGATCATGAAAAAGAAACTGTACTCCTAAAAGAATTAATAGATAAGATTGGGAAAGAACTAAAGATAGATGCCAATGAAATCGCACTTGCTGCAATAAATTTGGCCTTAGGGCCTTCTCCATTATTAAGTCAAGAAGATGAAAGCTGGATAAAACAAACTGATCAAAGAAGGTACAGGAATGACCGGAGAGAAGAAAGAGGAGGGAGGAGAAGTAGAAGAACTGATTTCGATCAAAGCTCTATGGATAACAATATGGAGAGATTTAGAGTAGAGGTGGGGCATCGAGACAGGGTCAAACCAGGAAATTTAGTTGGAGCAATTGCAAATGAAACAGGCTTAAAAGGGAGAATGATCGGTAAGATCCAAATCTTTGAAACACACAGTTTTATAGACCTTCCAAAACAAATGCCATCAGATATCTTTAATAACTTGAAAAGAGTTAAGGTTATGAACCGTGAATTACAAATCAATCGAAGTGCCTAA
- a CDS encoding ATP-dependent DNA helicase yields the protein MKSEDSHRTTIMAKSTLKLLASYIPNNTQLSYLEDIFFLLFDSLSRGDLFVHLDNQTSTHTLKNKGWPIDHINALLETDLTKGENSPIAINDNYISWRRWNNELKEVIQLLLNKTKLFSASSNSFQINEKVLDIVSVNKEQLLAIKKIIQCGLVLMSGGPGTGKTMTIIHMVNQVLCNDPLAKITLSAPTGKATRRLQESLQANISTSISSSKERLLNIPCITLHSLLQARPGGFGKNQKSLLDLDLLVIDEMSMVNLALMQAVLNALPNKCKLILVGDPDQLPPISTGAIWQELQKPRTIDKFDDSAIHLRKLYRNRGAIAELSTVIRDEGLEAFWTTLSTLDSSSNVQLIRSKLNVLPKKVISIMKQQKQELETLTRQFKKDISYETEFSNIQKTQPIELSNKVFRCLDRLIVLCPQKNGLWGVRDIHQKLLGNSLLEGLMSWPEGTPVICSTNQPELGLSNGDIGIIIGNSETRRILFRVFTIEQKLVSSIVHPARIKKLEPAFALTIHKAQGSEANNVILMWPETISDSNAKSIAPTKDESYNQKLLYTAITRAKQNLIINITYFDAFKDKNSQI from the coding sequence ATGAAATCTGAAGATAGTCATAGGACAACAATCATGGCAAAGTCAACACTAAAATTACTTGCATCTTATATCCCAAATAATACACAGTTAAGTTATCTAGAAGATATATTCTTTCTACTTTTTGACTCCTTATCAAGGGGAGATTTATTTGTTCACTTAGACAATCAAACATCTACTCATACTCTAAAGAACAAAGGGTGGCCAATAGATCATATTAATGCATTATTAGAGACTGATTTAACTAAAGGTGAGAACTCTCCTATTGCAATTAATGACAACTATATAAGTTGGCGAAGGTGGAATAATGAGCTAAAGGAAGTTATTCAATTACTTTTAAATAAAACAAAACTATTTTCCGCTTCAAGTAATTCGTTCCAAATCAATGAAAAAGTCCTGGACATTGTCTCCGTAAATAAAGAGCAACTACTCGCTATCAAGAAAATCATTCAATGTGGTCTTGTTTTAATGAGTGGTGGTCCTGGGACAGGTAAAACCATGACCATTATTCATATGGTTAATCAAGTCCTTTGTAATGATCCTTTAGCTAAAATCACTCTTTCTGCACCAACAGGTAAAGCGACTAGACGCCTCCAAGAATCTCTACAAGCTAACATTTCAACGTCTATAAGTTCTTCAAAAGAAAGGCTTCTAAATATACCCTGCATAACTCTCCATAGCTTACTGCAGGCAAGGCCAGGAGGTTTCGGGAAAAACCAAAAATCGCTTTTAGATCTTGATCTTTTAGTTATTGATGAAATGTCTATGGTTAATCTTGCTTTAATGCAAGCTGTCCTAAATGCACTGCCTAATAAATGTAAGTTAATTCTTGTCGGGGATCCCGATCAGTTACCACCAATTAGTACTGGAGCCATATGGCAAGAACTACAGAAACCAAGAACAATTGATAAATTTGATGACTCAGCAATTCATCTAAGAAAGCTTTACCGAAATCGAGGAGCAATAGCAGAGCTTTCAACGGTAATTCGTGATGAAGGACTAGAAGCTTTTTGGACAACACTATCCACTTTAGATAGCTCCTCAAATGTCCAACTCATAAGATCAAAGCTAAATGTTCTCCCCAAAAAAGTAATCTCTATAATGAAGCAACAAAAACAAGAGTTGGAAACCCTAACTCGCCAATTCAAGAAAGACATCTCATACGAGACAGAATTCTCAAATATTCAAAAAACTCAACCTATTGAACTAAGCAATAAGGTATTCAGATGCCTTGATAGGCTTATAGTTTTATGCCCTCAGAAGAATGGTCTTTGGGGAGTGAGGGATATACACCAAAAACTATTAGGGAATTCACTTCTTGAGGGATTGATGAGTTGGCCTGAAGGTACTCCTGTTATCTGCTCAACAAATCAACCCGAACTAGGCCTATCTAATGGTGACATTGGAATAATTATTGGAAACTCAGAAACAAGACGTATCTTATTCAGAGTATTTACAATTGAGCAGAAGCTTGTTTCCTCTATAGTTCATCCTGCAAGAATAAAAAAACTTGAACCAGCTTTTGCCCTAACAATTCACAAAGCACAAGGTAGTGAAGCAAATAATGTAATACTTATGTGGCCAGAAACTATCAGTGATTCAAATGCCAAGAGCATTGCTCCGACAAAAGATGAGTCATATAATCAAAAATTGTTATATACAGCAATAACTCGTGCCAAGCAAAACTTAATTATAAATATCACTTACTTTGATGCGTTTAAAGATAAAAACTCTCAAATATGA
- a CDS encoding UvrD-helicase domain-containing protein → MASEQNNRNYIFNANKYPLNSGIQLIEASAGTGKTFSLSHLVLRLLTEKRISIQEILVVSFTRATASEIKANIVKRIISALKLLESNPHKDYDNNNDKVLLDWFNLTAGNEGKKKEWISLLLKALDKVDQADITTIHGFCSRTLKREAIDLGTSIQPEIKDDQKDLVEEVVHSYWKENILDIEIKHIKGLEKAGLTTKTLEGSLHKIESDPSLKFRGYADCTEMFSGKELRVQFNDLYLKYWLNFLRLWSEESLELDKLLRDYAAQLRELGIKDTKPFSPKPKKSRLDIMNAWIETFQLEKYSSVDEIAPFYDEILNDKNHLLNYYHPKNLYSLEKKFCLNNNIEFTPRLQKAISLLTEGPGEFVWAHALLRTSNALKEKREKRGFLSNGDLLKVLDPSNNEIKIDKKKNIFKKLRMRYKAAFIDEFQDTDPLQWRILEEIFGSSEEHLLIMVGDPKQAIYRFRGGNINTYIKAKKQAKRIDILLENFRTTPLLMDSLNKLMSRGLIRSGLCTSKLIPKSIEIPYTNIKSKHPLHLLCVRERSKGDDSRKKSLMSKTELEEKIPNIISNYLLTQIDLKSSEIKLSDICILVNNHYQAEKVRISLSKARLPTRLVTQGDIFKSEAADLLQRFLDCLASPGHSEKIKLLACSTLIQWSAAKLIVAEEDGEFDKLASKLKYWAESIETLGLPGCLFELLEARNLANIAFRGRLLSDLNQCSQLVQEEIHKQGFNTLRAARWLKQQRLKSSSSIPEDRQPNSDSNENAINIITIHRSKGLQFKIVICPFLWQCPPIEDGPLWRIDRSENWLLANSSSWKEGVEAQEDSKKDTLQEYERLAYVALTRAQKHLTIIWGRASKQEGNPLTSLLFGPSEINSKIEDLSQTKLIEWLSGNNVPITIDCISCDPIDNSWQPNHTNEVLKVGESPKRFLDSSWGRYSYSSWIKNKNSKIVKLVNYPALEEGRDTDIEDSDYVLQDKSSINNSLDNLENIISEESPLSNFPRGSTAGDCLHKILEKIDFQVPFDSSQSEKIILEELRKSGFSKKLLPITQKALDRLIKTPLGKELDNLKLHQVSSKNRIHEMSFDLPIAINGKPIKALDLSKTFEKDNASRFSIDYSKKINDLTICSKGFLTGSIDLVFPDKENHSTAKWWVVDWKSNWLGVNDEDGVAKCRPKDYGKESMEKEMILHHYPLQAHLYLVALHRLLKWRLPNYSPSKNLGGYIYIFIRGLPEQDNIFNKSNEEYTPGIITEKAPINRIIEIDNLMKRGGQ, encoded by the coding sequence ATGGCTTCAGAGCAAAATAATAGAAATTATATATTCAATGCAAACAAATATCCGTTAAATAGTGGAATACAATTAATTGAAGCTAGTGCGGGTACCGGAAAAACATTCTCGTTGTCACATTTAGTTCTTAGACTCCTAACGGAGAAAAGGATATCTATTCAAGAAATACTAGTAGTAAGCTTTACGAGAGCAACTGCGTCAGAAATAAAAGCAAATATAGTAAAAAGAATTATTTCTGCATTGAAGTTGCTTGAGTCAAATCCCCATAAGGATTATGATAATAATAATGACAAAGTTCTTCTTGATTGGTTTAACTTAACGGCAGGGAATGAAGGCAAGAAGAAGGAATGGATTAGTCTATTACTTAAAGCATTGGATAAGGTTGACCAGGCTGACATAACAACTATTCATGGCTTTTGTAGTAGGACATTAAAAAGAGAGGCAATCGATTTAGGAACAAGTATTCAGCCAGAAATAAAAGATGATCAAAAAGACTTAGTAGAAGAAGTTGTTCATAGTTATTGGAAAGAAAATATACTAGACATTGAAATCAAACATATTAAAGGTCTTGAGAAAGCAGGACTTACAACAAAAACTCTAGAAGGAAGCCTACATAAGATTGAGAGCGATCCAAGTCTTAAATTCAGAGGTTATGCTGACTGTACAGAGATGTTTTCAGGGAAAGAACTAAGAGTTCAATTTAATGATTTATATCTTAAATATTGGCTTAACTTTCTTAGGCTCTGGTCTGAAGAATCTTTAGAATTAGATAAATTATTAAGAGATTATGCTGCTCAACTAAGAGAGTTAGGGATAAAAGATACAAAGCCCTTCAGTCCGAAACCTAAAAAAAGTAGACTTGACATAATGAATGCTTGGATTGAGACTTTTCAATTAGAGAAATATTCTTCAGTTGATGAGATTGCTCCATTTTATGATGAAATATTAAACGATAAGAACCATTTACTTAATTATTATCATCCAAAAAATTTATACTCTTTAGAGAAAAAATTTTGCTTGAATAATAATATAGAGTTCACTCCTCGATTACAAAAAGCCATTTCACTATTAACTGAAGGGCCTGGAGAATTTGTATGGGCACATGCATTATTGAGAACATCAAATGCTTTAAAGGAAAAAAGAGAGAAAAGAGGTTTTCTAAGTAATGGTGATCTTTTAAAGGTGTTAGACCCAAGCAATAATGAAATTAAAATAGATAAAAAGAAAAATATTTTCAAGAAATTACGTATGCGCTATAAGGCTGCCTTCATTGATGAATTCCAAGACACTGATCCACTGCAATGGAGAATACTGGAGGAAATTTTTGGGAGTAGTGAAGAGCACCTCTTAATCATGGTAGGGGATCCCAAGCAAGCTATTTATAGATTTAGAGGTGGAAACATCAATACCTATATAAAAGCCAAAAAACAAGCTAAAAGAATTGACATCTTATTAGAAAACTTTAGGACAACCCCATTGCTAATGGATTCATTAAATAAATTAATGTCAAGAGGTCTTATACGCTCAGGACTATGTACCTCTAAATTAATACCCAAGTCTATCGAAATACCTTATACAAATATAAAAAGTAAACATCCACTACATCTACTATGTGTGAGGGAAAGATCTAAGGGTGATGACTCAAGAAAGAAAAGTTTAATGAGCAAAACGGAACTAGAAGAAAAAATTCCAAATATTATTTCCAATTACCTACTAACGCAAATAGATTTGAAATCCTCAGAAATTAAATTATCCGATATCTGTATTCTTGTAAATAATCATTATCAAGCAGAGAAAGTCAGAATATCCCTTTCAAAGGCACGGCTTCCAACTCGACTCGTCACGCAAGGAGATATCTTTAAAAGTGAGGCTGCTGATCTTTTACAAAGATTCTTAGATTGTCTTGCGTCTCCTGGCCATTCTGAAAAGATAAAACTTTTAGCCTGTTCAACATTAATTCAATGGTCAGCGGCAAAATTAATAGTAGCTGAAGAAGATGGTGAATTTGATAAATTGGCTTCAAAACTCAAATACTGGGCAGAAAGTATAGAAACATTAGGGCTTCCAGGTTGCTTATTTGAACTACTGGAAGCTCGTAATCTTGCTAATATTGCCTTTAGAGGAAGGCTACTTAGTGATTTAAATCAATGCTCTCAACTTGTTCAAGAGGAAATACATAAACAAGGTTTTAACACTTTAAGGGCCGCGAGATGGCTAAAGCAACAACGTCTAAAATCATCCTCTTCAATCCCAGAAGATAGACAACCAAATAGTGACTCAAACGAAAATGCTATTAATATAATAACTATTCATCGCAGCAAGGGACTCCAATTCAAAATAGTAATATGTCCATTCTTGTGGCAATGTCCACCAATTGAAGATGGTCCACTATGGAGAATAGATAGATCTGAAAATTGGCTACTAGCTAATAGTAGTAGCTGGAAAGAAGGAGTCGAAGCTCAGGAAGATTCTAAGAAAGATACCTTACAAGAATATGAAAGGCTTGCATATGTCGCACTTACAAGAGCACAAAAGCATTTAACTATTATTTGGGGAAGAGCTTCAAAGCAAGAAGGAAATCCTTTAACAAGTCTTTTATTTGGTCCTTCTGAGATTAATTCAAAGATAGAAGACCTTTCTCAAACAAAATTAATAGAATGGCTCTCAGGAAACAATGTCCCAATTACTATTGACTGCATAAGCTGTGATCCAATAGACAATAGCTGGCAACCTAATCATACGAATGAAGTCTTAAAAGTCGGAGAATCACCAAAACGTTTTTTAGATTCATCTTGGGGTAGATATAGTTACTCATCCTGGATCAAAAATAAAAACTCTAAAATTGTCAAGCTCGTTAATTACCCCGCATTAGAAGAAGGTCGCGATACCGATATTGAAGACAGTGATTATGTCCTTCAAGATAAGAGTTCTATAAACAACTCATTAGATAATCTTGAAAATATAATCTCCGAAGAAAGTCCATTATCAAACTTTCCTCGTGGATCAACTGCAGGAGATTGCCTACACAAGATTCTTGAAAAGATTGACTTTCAAGTTCCTTTTGATTCCAGCCAATCAGAAAAAATAATATTAGAGGAGCTAAGGAAATCTGGCTTTTCAAAAAAGCTTCTTCCAATTACCCAAAAAGCTCTCGATAGATTAATTAAGACTCCTCTTGGGAAAGAACTAGATAACCTAAAACTTCATCAAGTAAGTTCCAAAAATAGAATTCACGAAATGAGCTTTGACTTACCTATTGCAATAAATGGAAAACCAATTAAAGCACTTGATCTTTCTAAAACTTTTGAAAAAGATAACGCATCAAGATTCAGTATTGATTACAGCAAAAAGATAAATGATCTAACCATTTGTAGCAAAGGCTTTTTGACTGGTTCAATTGATCTAGTATTTCCAGACAAAGAAAATCATTCCACTGCGAAATGGTGGGTTGTTGATTGGAAATCAAATTGGTTAGGAGTCAATGACGAAGATGGTGTCGCAAAGTGCCGACCTAAGGACTACGGCAAGGAATCCATGGAAAAAGAAATGATTCTTCACCATTACCCTCTACAAGCACACCTGTATTTAGTTGCTTTACACAGATTACTTAAATGGAGATTACCTAATTATTCACCTTCAAAAAATCTAGGAGGATATATATATATATTCATAAGAGGTCTTCCAGAACAAGATAATATATTCAATAAAAGCAATGAAGAGTATACACCGGGAATTATTACAGAAAAGGCTCCTATTAACCGCATTATCGAAATAGATAATCTTATGAAAAGAGGTGGACAATGA
- the recR gene encoding recombination mediator RecR, whose product MSGFTRPLARLIDQFEQLPGIGPRTAQRLALFLLRQPEEKIKTFSNALLNARSQIGQCKKCFHLTSEEICEICSSSNRDQQLLCVVSDSRDLLALERTREYKGFYHVLGGLISPMDGIGPEMLQVTTLVERVNQLNIDEVILALTPSVEGDTTSLYLARLIKPFAKVTRIAYGLPMGSELEYADEVTLSRALEGRTNIE is encoded by the coding sequence CTGAGCGGCTTTACCAGACCTCTTGCACGTCTAATAGACCAATTCGAGCAATTGCCTGGCATCGGGCCTAGAACAGCTCAAAGGCTTGCCTTGTTTCTATTAAGACAACCTGAAGAAAAAATCAAAACTTTCTCAAACGCATTACTTAATGCTCGAAGCCAAATAGGTCAATGCAAAAAATGTTTTCATCTAACATCTGAGGAAATTTGTGAAATCTGTTCAAGTTCCAATAGAGATCAGCAGCTTTTATGCGTTGTTTCTGACTCTAGAGACTTGCTAGCACTAGAGAGAACAAGAGAATATAAGGGGTTCTACCATGTCCTAGGTGGCTTAATCTCCCCAATGGATGGAATTGGCCCCGAAATGCTTCAAGTAACAACTCTAGTGGAAAGAGTAAATCAACTCAATATTGATGAAGTAATACTTGCTCTAACACCAAGTGTAGAAGGCGATACTACTAGTCTATACCTTGCAAGACTTATAAAACCTTTCGCTAAAGTAACACGTATTGCCTATGGTCTACCAATGGGGAGTGAGCTCGAATATGCAGACGAAGTAACGCTAAGTCGAGCCCTAGAAGGCCGAACAAATATTGAATAA
- a CDS encoding ABC transporter ATP-binding protein, which produces MKKHLKENKKTALHRLFEFLENKQLLIWAAISCSVINKILDLAPPVLIGLSVDVIARENASWIGSLGFYSVPSQLGVIAFMSCLIWSAESFFEYLYGLLWRNLAQTTQHKLRINAYSHLQKLEMAFFESDNSGRLLSVLNDDINQLERFLDQGANQILQLIITVFLVGGAMAFLAPGVAFFAFIPIPIILWGSIRFQRNLAPRYKEVRERAGDIAARLNNNLGGIVTIKSFATEDWEVERLTLESKSYQRSNSKAIKLSAAFIPLIRFAILFAFLAILLFGGLQAWSGEIAIGTYSFLVFITQRLLWPLTTLGHILDDYQRSMASTNRVLNLIDTPIKISSGSYSLRDKEIKGEISFEKVSFKYENGLDIIKDLDLTIKAGKTIGIVGPTGSGKSTLVKLLLRLYSIDSGEIKIDNRLIESYNLKDLRRSIALVSQEVYLFHGTIEENITYGTNNPSKHEIIKAAELSESSEFINQLPHSYKTLVGERGQKLSGGQRQRIALARAILKDAPILILDEATASVDNETEAAIQRSLAKITKNRTTVVIAHRLSTVRNADEIIVLDKGSIIESGTHEELIKNDNLYSALWKVQAGILEV; this is translated from the coding sequence ATGAAAAAACATTTAAAAGAAAATAAGAAAACTGCATTACACCGATTATTCGAATTTCTAGAAAATAAGCAATTGTTAATTTGGGCTGCAATAAGCTGTTCAGTCATTAATAAGATATTGGATCTTGCTCCGCCAGTTTTAATAGGACTTTCAGTAGATGTAATTGCAAGGGAAAATGCTTCATGGATAGGAAGCCTTGGTTTTTACAGTGTCCCAAGTCAATTAGGCGTTATTGCGTTTATGTCCTGCTTGATTTGGAGTGCAGAATCATTTTTTGAATATCTTTATGGACTACTTTGGCGTAACCTTGCTCAAACTACTCAACATAAACTTCGTATTAATGCATATAGCCATCTTCAAAAACTTGAAATGGCTTTTTTTGAATCAGATAATTCTGGTCGATTGCTATCTGTACTCAATGATGATATTAACCAACTTGAAAGATTTCTGGATCAAGGAGCAAACCAAATACTTCAATTAATAATTACTGTCTTTTTAGTTGGAGGAGCAATGGCTTTTTTAGCTCCAGGAGTAGCATTCTTTGCATTTATTCCAATACCTATAATTCTTTGGGGATCGATAAGATTTCAAAGAAACCTTGCTCCTAGATACAAAGAGGTAAGAGAAAGGGCAGGAGATATTGCCGCAAGACTAAATAATAATTTAGGAGGAATAGTTACAATCAAAAGTTTTGCGACCGAAGATTGGGAAGTAGAAAGATTAACATTAGAAAGCAAGTCATACCAAAGAAGCAATAGTAAAGCGATAAAACTTTCAGCAGCTTTTATTCCACTAATAAGGTTTGCAATATTATTTGCTTTCCTTGCAATATTATTATTTGGTGGACTTCAAGCATGGTCTGGAGAAATAGCTATAGGTACATATAGCTTTCTAGTATTTATTACTCAGAGACTGCTCTGGCCTTTAACAACACTTGGACATATTCTTGATGATTATCAAAGATCAATGGCCTCAACAAATAGAGTATTAAATCTAATTGATACACCTATAAAAATTTCCAGTGGAAGTTATTCTCTTAGAGATAAGGAAATAAAAGGTGAGATCAGCTTTGAGAAAGTTTCATTTAAATATGAAAATGGACTAGATATAATCAAAGACCTGGATTTAACCATAAAGGCTGGTAAGACAATTGGAATTGTAGGACCAACTGGTTCAGGTAAAAGCACATTAGTAAAACTACTTTTAAGACTATATTCGATAGATTCAGGCGAAATTAAAATTGATAATAGATTAATTGAATCATATAATTTAAAAGATTTGAGAAGGTCAATAGCTTTAGTTAGCCAAGAAGTTTATCTATTTCATGGGACAATTGAAGAAAATATTACTTATGGTACAAATAACCCATCTAAACATGAAATTATTAAAGCTGCAGAGCTATCTGAATCTTCAGAGTTCATAAATCAATTACCTCACTCCTATAAAACATTAGTAGGGGAGAGAGGACAAAAGTTATCTGGTGGTCAAAGGCAAAGGATTGCATTAGCCAGGGCAATCCTTAAAGATGCACCTATACTTATTCTTGATGAAGCAACTGCCTCAGTAGACAACGAAACAGAAGCCGCTATTCAAAGGTCTTTAGCCAAAATAACAAAAAATAGAACTACTGTTGTCATTGCTCATAGATTAAGCACAGTAAGGAATGCTGATGAGATAATAGTATTAGATAAAGGTTCTATTATTGAATCTGGTACACACGAAGAACTAATAAAAAATGATAATCTTTACTCGGCTTTGTGGAAAGTTCAGGCTGGTATTCTAGAAGTCTGA